From one Conexibacter woesei Iso977N genomic stretch:
- a CDS encoding RrF2 family transcriptional regulator, whose protein sequence is MLSITTKSPYALKALTELGRQGGDTPVPIGELARQRGIPVQFLEQLFAVLRRAGLLKSQRGVKGGYSFAKPASEITVLEIVELLDGPLGGGAEGIFAEAAAAAREVLAKTTVADVVEEDRKSAGSVMYYI, encoded by the coding sequence ATGCTCTCGATCACGACGAAGTCGCCGTATGCGCTGAAGGCCCTGACCGAGCTCGGCCGCCAGGGCGGCGACACCCCCGTCCCGATCGGCGAGCTCGCCCGCCAGCGCGGCATCCCGGTCCAGTTCCTCGAGCAGCTCTTCGCCGTCCTGCGTCGTGCGGGTCTCCTGAAGTCCCAGCGCGGCGTCAAGGGCGGCTACTCCTTCGCCAAGCCCGCCTCCGAGATCACCGTGCTGGAGATCGTCGAGCTCCTCGACGGCCCCCTCGGCGGCGGCGCCGAAGGCATCTTCGCCGAAGCCGCCGCCGCCGCACGTGAGGTCCTCGCCAAGACCACCGTCGCCGACGTCGTCGAAGAGGACCGCAAGTCCGCCGGCTCGGTCATGTACTACATCTAG
- the dnaE gene encoding DNA polymerase III subunit alpha, with translation MSQSAAVHLHVHSEYSLLDGACNIKALAKRAAEFGQPALGLTDHGVMNGAVEMYKAAKDEGVKPILGCEIYLVDDHANRAPGRVERNHLTLLAENEAGYRNLVKLSSMGFLEGLHRGKPSLDMAQLAAHAEGVIALTGCLAGRFCQRLIADNEAEARGHIDDLVQVFGPEDVYFEVQKNGIADQDKANLGIVRIARETGGKLVGTGDVHYLKREDYHHHTALLCVQTKSTLAAPKMTFDTNEFYLRSSEEMHEKFAEWPDAVANTLEVADRCNVEISLGEQLIPRFLPEGQDEKQYLRDRVMEGMRARYGDPIPAAAMERMEFELATIDKMGFNAYFLIVWDFVKWAKENGIAVGPGRGSAAGSIIAYTLRITDLDPLRYDLLFERFLNPERVSMPDIDIDFSVRGRERVMAYVVEKYGRESVAQIITFGRMFPRAATRDAARVLGHPASQGDQLAKLIPDPIMGRPPSFDDCLAEGEPLRAEYDKDPIAKQIVDVAKGLEGIVRNNSIHAAAVVIAGMPLTDVVPLQLADANETDASGNRVYRQVTQFSMKPVEELGLLKMDFLGLRNLDVIEDALDIIARSTGERPDMARLPLDDQKTYDMLAAGDSVGVFQFESDGMQEALKKVRPSEFDDLVALVSLYRPGAMEQIPTYARGKRNPDLVSIADERLEPIIGPTYGVILYQEQSMLISKELAGFTGAQADDLRKAIGKKNRAAMAKLEPMFREGAARNGVAQSTIDWLWATNEKSADYSFNKSHAACYALISYRTAWLKANYCAEYMAALISSVMDTKDKVPFFAARCDEMGIEILPPDVNLSDHEFVVVDGNIRFGLDAVKGVGYAAVEAMKRAREDGGNFTSIWDFCERVDPKAVNKRSIEALIKCGAFGSTGASRKGMLSVLEQAQGAGQKVQQDAEIGQGSIFDLFDTGGGGGGDNGAAAAFAGPTHPPIPEEEFEKNELLAHEKDAIGLFLSMHPLKEVREALMEAVDKPLSELPRTKDGEWTTVGGIITAARKLKTRTGNMMMFATLDDLEGSVELIFFGDQLAEYEHVAQIDSIITVRGRVGNDDRGLTIKVQACEKFEPTEAEVEIARAKAVEVAKGPEALTLLLDANSLPASIIQTLKDIFENHVGESDVVLDVKTSAGGRLLKLGSDYRVNPTPSLRAELARILGPQALPAPAAAEATPAPV, from the coding sequence CCGCGTCGAGCGCAACCACCTCACGCTGCTGGCCGAGAACGAGGCCGGCTACCGCAACCTCGTCAAGCTCAGCTCGATGGGCTTCCTCGAGGGCCTGCACCGCGGCAAGCCGTCGCTCGACATGGCGCAGCTCGCGGCGCACGCCGAGGGCGTCATCGCGCTCACCGGCTGCCTCGCCGGCCGCTTCTGCCAGCGCCTGATCGCCGACAACGAGGCGGAGGCCCGCGGCCACATCGACGACCTCGTCCAGGTCTTCGGCCCCGAGGACGTCTACTTCGAGGTCCAGAAGAACGGCATCGCCGACCAGGACAAGGCGAACCTCGGGATCGTCAGGATCGCGCGGGAGACGGGCGGCAAGCTCGTCGGCACCGGCGACGTCCACTACCTCAAGCGCGAGGACTACCACCACCACACGGCGCTGCTGTGCGTGCAGACGAAGTCGACGCTCGCCGCGCCGAAGATGACCTTCGACACCAACGAGTTCTACCTGCGCTCGTCGGAGGAGATGCACGAGAAGTTCGCGGAGTGGCCCGACGCCGTCGCGAACACGCTCGAGGTCGCCGACCGCTGCAACGTGGAGATCTCGCTCGGCGAGCAGCTGATCCCGCGCTTCCTGCCCGAGGGCCAGGACGAGAAGCAGTACCTGCGCGACCGCGTCATGGAGGGCATGCGCGCGCGCTACGGCGACCCGATCCCGGCCGCCGCGATGGAGCGCATGGAGTTCGAGCTGGCGACGATCGACAAGATGGGCTTCAACGCCTACTTCTTGATCGTGTGGGACTTCGTCAAGTGGGCGAAGGAGAACGGCATCGCGGTCGGCCCGGGCCGTGGCTCGGCCGCCGGGTCGATCATCGCCTACACGTTGAGGATCACCGACCTCGACCCGCTGCGCTACGACCTGCTCTTCGAGCGCTTCCTGAACCCCGAGCGCGTGTCGATGCCGGATATCGACATCGACTTCTCCGTCCGCGGCCGCGAGCGCGTCATGGCCTACGTGGTGGAGAAGTACGGCCGCGAGTCGGTCGCCCAGATCATCACCTTCGGCCGCATGTTCCCGCGCGCGGCCACGCGCGACGCGGCACGCGTCCTCGGCCATCCCGCCAGCCAGGGCGACCAGCTCGCGAAGCTGATCCCGGACCCGATCATGGGCCGCCCGCCGTCCTTCGACGACTGCCTCGCCGAGGGCGAGCCGCTGCGCGCCGAGTACGACAAGGACCCGATCGCCAAGCAGATCGTCGACGTCGCCAAGGGCCTCGAGGGGATCGTCCGCAACAACTCGATCCACGCGGCGGCGGTCGTGATCGCGGGCATGCCGCTGACCGACGTCGTGCCGCTGCAGCTCGCCGACGCCAACGAGACCGACGCGTCCGGCAACAGGGTCTACCGCCAGGTCACCCAGTTCTCGATGAAGCCCGTGGAGGAGCTCGGGCTGCTCAAGATGGACTTCCTGGGCCTGCGCAACCTCGACGTCATCGAGGACGCGCTGGACATCATCGCGCGCTCGACCGGCGAGCGGCCGGACATGGCGCGGCTGCCGCTCGACGACCAGAAGACCTACGACATGCTCGCGGCCGGCGACTCGGTCGGCGTGTTCCAGTTCGAGTCCGACGGCATGCAGGAGGCCTTGAAGAAGGTCAGGCCGTCCGAGTTCGACGACCTCGTCGCGCTGGTGTCGCTCTACCGCCCGGGCGCGATGGAGCAGATCCCGACCTACGCGCGCGGCAAGCGCAACCCGGACCTGGTCTCGATCGCCGACGAGCGCCTGGAGCCGATCATCGGCCCGACGTACGGGGTGATCCTGTACCAGGAGCAGTCGATGCTCATCTCCAAGGAGCTCGCGGGCTTCACGGGGGCGCAGGCCGACGACCTCCGCAAGGCGATCGGCAAGAAGAACCGCGCGGCGATGGCCAAGCTGGAGCCGATGTTCCGCGAGGGCGCCGCCAGGAACGGCGTGGCGCAGTCGACGATCGACTGGCTCTGGGCGACCAACGAGAAGTCCGCCGACTACTCCTTCAACAAGTCCCACGCGGCGTGCTACGCGCTGATCTCCTACCGGACGGCGTGGCTGAAGGCCAACTACTGCGCGGAGTACATGGCCGCGCTGATCTCGTCGGTCATGGACACCAAGGACAAGGTGCCCTTCTTCGCCGCGCGCTGCGACGAGATGGGGATCGAGATCCTGCCCCCGGACGTCAACCTGTCCGACCACGAGTTCGTCGTCGTGGATGGCAACATCCGCTTCGGGCTGGACGCCGTCAAGGGCGTCGGCTACGCGGCGGTCGAGGCGATGAAGCGCGCCCGCGAGGATGGCGGCAACTTCACGTCGATCTGGGACTTCTGCGAGCGCGTCGACCCCAAGGCCGTCAACAAGCGGTCGATCGAGGCGCTGATCAAGTGCGGGGCCTTCGGCTCGACGGGCGCGTCGCGCAAGGGCATGTTGTCGGTCCTGGAGCAGGCCCAAGGCGCCGGCCAGAAGGTCCAGCAGGACGCCGAGATCGGGCAGGGGTCGATCTTCGACCTGTTCGACACCGGCGGCGGTGGGGGCGGCGACAACGGTGCCGCGGCCGCGTTCGCCGGGCCGACGCACCCGCCGATCCCGGAGGAGGAGTTCGAGAAGAACGAGCTGCTCGCCCACGAGAAGGACGCGATCGGGCTGTTCCTGTCGATGCACCCCCTCAAGGAGGTGCGCGAGGCGCTGATGGAGGCGGTCGACAAGCCGCTGTCGGAGCTGCCGAGGACCAAGGACGGCGAGTGGACGACGGTCGGCGGGATCATCACCGCCGCGCGCAAGCTCAAGACGCGGACGGGCAACATGATGATGTTCGCGACGCTCGACGACCTCGAGGGCTCGGTCGAGCTGATCTTCTTCGGCGACCAGCTCGCCGAGTACGAGCACGTCGCGCAGATCGACTCGATCATCACCGTCCGCGGCCGCGTCGGCAACGACGACCGCGGGCTGACGATCAAGGTCCAGGCGTGCGAGAAGTTCGAGCCGACCGAGGCCGAGGTCGAGATCGCCCGCGCCAAGGCGGTCGAGGTCGCCAAGGGCCCCGAGGCCCTGACGCTGCTGCTCGACGCCAACAGCCTGCCGGCCTCGATCATCCAGACGCTCAAGGACATCTTCGAGAACCACGTCGGCGAGTCCGACGTCGTCCTCGACGTCAAGACCTCCGCCGGCGGCCGCCTGCTCAAGCTGGGCTCCGACTACCGCGTCAACCCGACACCATCACTGCGCGCCGAGCTGGCCCGCATCCTCGGCCCCCAGGCGCTCCCGGCGCCGGCCGCCGCCGAGGCCACACCGGCGCCGGTCTGA
- a CDS encoding HDOD domain-containing protein yields MPPAAAASSSQHTPAADVQRRHNEGHGRRLTAAFEALEAFPALAESRNRLLRVVRQERVSTSEVVAAVESDVALVISVLRLGNQVEGRTRGKVESVVQAVELLSPEAVQALATRARTFDFFERSSVWDAAPERFRLHGVATQRAADRLATEAGYEHRDRLMVTALLHDIGKLVLMHAYPGYPGQVHGNARTPEERIHRERRELGVDHALVGGVLARRWGLPKAVASVIERHHADDAQGEAAFVRLADMLAHYSQGGAVSPTELLKCARTIGLGPSELRSVMYDLPYPTTGRTRQIDPCPLSGRELEVLKRLAEGKVYKQIALELSLSTSTVRTHLHNIYGKLGAVDRAQAVLIATERGWL; encoded by the coding sequence ATGCCCCCAGCCGCAGCAGCCTCTTCGAGCCAGCACACGCCGGCCGCTGATGTCCAGCGCCGTCACAACGAAGGTCATGGCCGCCGCCTGACGGCCGCCTTCGAGGCTCTCGAGGCCTTCCCGGCCCTCGCCGAATCCCGCAACCGCCTGCTGCGCGTCGTGCGCCAGGAGCGCGTGTCGACCAGCGAGGTCGTGGCCGCCGTCGAGTCCGACGTCGCGTTGGTGATCAGCGTCTTGCGCCTGGGCAACCAGGTCGAGGGCCGCACCCGCGGCAAGGTCGAGTCGGTCGTCCAGGCCGTCGAGCTGCTCTCGCCGGAGGCCGTCCAGGCCCTCGCGACGCGCGCCCGCACCTTCGACTTCTTCGAGCGCTCGTCCGTGTGGGACGCCGCTCCGGAGCGCTTCCGCCTGCACGGCGTCGCCACGCAGCGCGCGGCCGACCGCCTCGCCACCGAGGCCGGCTACGAGCACCGCGACCGCCTGATGGTCACCGCGCTCCTGCACGACATCGGCAAGTTGGTGTTGATGCACGCCTACCCCGGCTACCCGGGCCAGGTGCACGGCAACGCCCGCACGCCGGAGGAGCGCATCCACCGCGAGCGCCGCGAGCTCGGCGTCGACCACGCGCTGGTCGGCGGCGTCCTCGCCCGCCGCTGGGGCCTTCCCAAGGCCGTTGCGTCCGTCATCGAGCGCCACCATGCCGACGACGCGCAGGGCGAGGCGGCGTTCGTCCGCCTGGCCGACATGCTCGCGCACTACTCGCAGGGCGGCGCCGTGTCGCCGACCGAGCTGCTGAAGTGCGCCCGCACGATCGGCCTCGGCCCGAGCGAGCTGCGCTCGGTGATGTACGACCTGCCGTACCCGACGACCGGCCGGACGCGCCAGATCGACCCGTGCCCGCTGAGCGGCCGCGAGCTCGAGGTGCTGAAGCGGCTGGCCGAGGGCAAGGTCTACAAGCAGATCGCGCTGGAGCTCTCGCTGAGCACCTCCACGGTCCGCACCCACCTGCACAACATCTACGGCAAGCTGGGCGCGGTCGACCGCGCGCAGGCCGTGCTGATCGCGACCGAGCGCGGCTGGCTCTAA
- a CDS encoding deoxyribonuclease IV: protein MLIGAHVSPAGGPAKAVERGTERGARAIQIFNQSPRMWRPTVYSDEAVADFRTAMADSEVDALMIHAVYLLNAATEDDEIRRKTLTSLTTSLQAGDALGAVSVVLHPGSAKTGEVPPAIRRAGEVIREALAESENCALHLENTAGAGGTLGRSFGELAALIDAAGGDERLGMCLDSCHLYASGYDIRTAEALSAVLDEADAAVGLDRLGSLHFNDSVGALGSNRDRHADVGEGELGRDGCAVFLSEPRFDGLPVILETPGPDRKGPTAEELQLCHTLRAEGEKARKKRR, encoded by the coding sequence ATGCTCATCGGCGCACACGTCTCCCCCGCCGGCGGCCCCGCGAAGGCCGTCGAGCGCGGCACCGAACGCGGTGCTCGCGCGATCCAGATCTTCAACCAGAGCCCGCGGATGTGGAGGCCGACGGTCTACAGCGACGAGGCGGTCGCGGACTTCAGGACGGCGATGGCCGACAGCGAGGTCGACGCGCTGATGATCCACGCGGTCTACCTGCTCAACGCGGCGACCGAGGACGACGAGATCCGCAGGAAGACGCTGACGTCGCTGACGACGTCGCTGCAGGCGGGCGACGCGCTGGGCGCGGTGAGCGTGGTCCTGCATCCGGGGTCGGCCAAGACCGGCGAGGTCCCGCCCGCGATCAGGCGAGCCGGAGAGGTGATCCGGGAGGCGCTGGCCGAGTCGGAGAACTGCGCGCTGCACCTGGAGAACACCGCGGGCGCCGGCGGCACGCTCGGGCGCTCGTTCGGCGAGCTGGCCGCGCTGATCGACGCCGCCGGCGGCGACGAGCGGCTCGGCATGTGCCTGGACTCGTGCCACCTCTACGCGAGTGGCTACGACATCCGGACCGCTGAGGCGTTGTCCGCGGTCCTGGACGAGGCCGACGCCGCGGTCGGCCTGGACCGTCTCGGCTCGCTGCACTTCAACGACTCCGTCGGCGCGCTGGGCAGCAACAGGGACCGCCACGCCGACGTCGGCGAGGGCGAGCTGGGCCGCGACGGCTGCGCCGTGTTCCTGAGCGAGCCGCGCTTCGACGGCCTCCCGGTGATCCTCGAGACGCCCGGCCCCGACAGGAAGGGCCCGACCGCCGAGGAGCTCCAGCTCTGCCACACCCTCCGCGCCGAGGGCGAGAAGGCGCGCAAGAAGCGCAGGTAG
- the gltX gene encoding glutamate--tRNA ligase — protein MRVRFAPSPTGALHIGGARTALYNWLMARGNAGTLVLRIEDTDKERSTPENVEQILDALTWLELDYDEGPISQLSRTDRHQELLQRLLDEGKAYRSTATGEDVRKFKEQHGADKGFRGTPEAEGAVRLKVPDEGSTTVHDLIRGDTVFQHVHMDDPVIARADGSVLYNFAVAVDDLDAQITHVVRGEDHLSNTPKQLLVYEALGAQPPLFAHLPLLHGPDGKKLSKRHGAASVQELRDAGFLPEAVRNYLALLGWGAADDQTILTTHELTEQFDVARVQKNPAQFDVKKLTWLNGRYIREMDVDELTKRVEQFTGRTGLREAVAISQEKIGTLADFWPLAGFLFDGPQDDPKAREKWHDADHRHALVQAREAIATTSTFDVEHLEVALREVVEADPERKPKDVYQPIRVALAGTTVSPGIFESLAVLGRDESLKRLDAALNHA, from the coding sequence ATGCGCGTTCGCTTCGCTCCCTCCCCGACCGGCGCCCTCCACATCGGTGGCGCCCGGACCGCCCTCTACAACTGGCTCATGGCCCGCGGCAACGCGGGGACGCTGGTGCTCCGGATCGAGGACACCGACAAGGAGCGCTCGACGCCCGAGAACGTCGAGCAGATCCTCGACGCGCTGACGTGGCTGGAGCTCGACTACGACGAGGGCCCGATCTCGCAGCTCTCGCGCACCGACCGCCACCAGGAGCTGCTGCAGAGGCTGCTCGACGAGGGCAAGGCCTACAGGTCGACCGCGACCGGCGAGGACGTCAGGAAGTTCAAGGAGCAGCACGGCGCCGACAAGGGCTTCCGCGGCACGCCGGAGGCCGAGGGCGCCGTCCGCCTGAAGGTCCCCGACGAGGGCTCGACCACCGTCCACGACCTCATCCGCGGCGACACGGTCTTCCAGCACGTCCACATGGACGACCCCGTGATCGCCCGCGCCGACGGCAGCGTCCTCTACAACTTCGCGGTCGCCGTCGACGACCTCGACGCGCAGATCACCCACGTCGTCCGCGGCGAGGACCACCTCTCCAACACGCCCAAGCAGCTGCTGGTCTACGAGGCGCTCGGCGCGCAGCCGCCGCTCTTCGCCCACCTGCCGCTCCTGCACGGCCCGGACGGCAAGAAGCTCTCCAAGCGCCACGGCGCCGCGTCCGTCCAGGAGCTGCGCGACGCGGGCTTCCTGCCCGAGGCCGTCCGCAACTACCTCGCGCTGCTCGGCTGGGGCGCCGCCGACGACCAGACGATCCTCACCACCCACGAGCTGACCGAGCAGTTCGACGTCGCGCGCGTGCAGAAGAACCCGGCGCAGTTCGACGTCAAGAAGCTCACGTGGCTCAACGGCCGCTACATCCGCGAGATGGACGTCGATGAGCTCACCAAGCGCGTCGAGCAGTTCACCGGCCGCACCGGCCTGCGCGAGGCGGTCGCGATCTCGCAGGAGAAGATCGGCACGCTCGCCGACTTCTGGCCGCTGGCCGGCTTCCTCTTCGACGGCCCGCAGGACGATCCCAAGGCGCGCGAGAAGTGGCACGACGCCGACCACCGCCACGCGCTCGTCCAGGCCCGCGAGGCGATCGCCACCACGTCGACCTTCGACGTCGAGCACCTCGAGGTCGCGCTGCGCGAGGTCGTCGAGGCCGATCCGGAGCGCAAGCCCAAGGACGTCTACCAGCCGATCCGGGTCGCGCTGGCCGGGACGACGGTCTCGCCGGGCATCTTCGAGTCGCTCGCGGTCCTCGGCCGCGACGAGTCGCTGAAGCGCCTCGATGCGGCGCTGAACCACGCCTGA